A window of Brevinematales bacterium genomic DNA:
TCATCGGGAACCGCTCTCCCGTCCGTGTAAGAAATACGAAGCACCGGACATGTTTGCGGCATTTTCCGTTCACCGTTCGGTGTTATCCCGGACATTAATTTGACGGTTTGATTGATAAATTCGACCTTATGATTTTTATTGAGAACTATAAGACCAACAGGGCTGATCTCGACAATCTGATTAAAGAGGTCGCGTTCGTTCTCCAGGGTAACCTCAAAACTCTTTCGCGCGGTTATATCCCGATACACTGCCGCGAAGAAACCCCTCTCGGGGCTATAGACCGATATCTCGAAATACCTATCCAGAATTGAATCGTAATGCTCGAATCTGACCGTTTTACCGGTTTCTCCGATGTCAGTGAATTTCCTTATCATCGATTTTTCTGTCTCGGGAAACAACTCCCTGCACGTCTTTCCGATGATATTTTTATTCCGCAGGCCCATCATCTCCAAGTAGGCGGGATTAGCTTCAAGGAACTCGTAGTCTACCGGTTCCCCTTTTTTATTTTTTATAACCTTATGATAAGCGAAGCCGCTTAACATGGCGTCGAAAAGGGATTGGTACTTCTGCTCGCTTTCCGCCAACCGCCGTTCGATACCCTTCTGCATGCCAATTCCCCGGCAGAATACGATTACCGCCGATTGCCCGAGATAATCGATCGAACTTCCGAATACCTCGACATCGAAAACTTCACCGTCTACCGTGAGGAATTTCTCCTCGATAAAAGGCACCTCGCCGTGCTGCGAATTAATGTACTCGACCCGTTTTACCACCGGTTGACGATAATCGGGATGGACGAATTCGAATATATCCCTTCCCTTCATTTCATCGAAATTTTTCGCGCGGAAGAGCAATAATCCGGCCTTATTGACATAAATGAATTTACGGTCGATATGAATGCAGACGCCGATAGGGATTTGATCGGCCATCTCCCTAAAATCTTCTTCCCGCGCTTTTGAGGTATCCAGACGGGACGGGTAAAACGATGCATTAAAGCAAAGAATGAGGATAAATCCGCCCGCCGCATTATCGTCCTTCAAAGGGATAGCTACCATCATCTGACGGGAGCGGAAACCCTCCGGGGTCCCGATAAAGAATTCCCCGCTTCGGCCATGTTTATCGGCGAATATGGTATCGATAAATTCCGAGAAACTCTTCCGGGCATCCTGTTCCGCGGGAATATAACCGGTAATATCTTTCCCGGTAACTCCCGACTCTCCCGCCCCGATTAATTCATTAAACAGTGAGGATGTATGAATAATATATTTATCAGCCCCGATAACGACATATGACATATTTTCCAGAAGATTATTTACATAAAAAGAGTTAGCAGAATTATTATTAATAACAATACCTTTGTTATTTCTTTTCATTAACACCCCAGTTAACAACATTATAATAATAAGTGAGAAAATATTCAAGAGAATAATAAAAAAATATTATTGCTTGTTATAGCTTGCTTTTTTTCAGCTAAATGTATATATTTATACAAATAAAAATACGTATGAGGAAAAAATGTCGAATTTGGAAAATTTTGCAAAGTTAGGTCTTTCTGAAAGCTCAATCGAGGCGTTGGTACACAAGGGGTTTGAAGAACCCACTGCCATTCAGGAACAGGTAATCCCTATTCTGTTAAAAGGTGAGAAAGATGTAGTAGGCCAGGCTCAGACCGGTACGGGAAAAACCGCCGCGTTCGGACTGCCTATTCTTGAACGGATAGAACCCGGGAAAGGTTATGTTCAGGCGATAATACTGTGCCCCACCCGTGAACTCGCGATACAGGTCGCCGAGGAAATCAATTCGCTCCGCGGTAAAAAGAATATCCACATCCTGCCGGTCTATGGCGGTTCGTCCATCGAACAGCAGCTCCGGCGCCTGAAGTCGGGTGTGGACATTGTCGTCGGGACGCCCGGCCGTGTTATCGACCATATCAACCGCAGAAGTCTCGACCTCTCCCATGTATCGTTTATGGTACTGGACGAAGCGGACGAAATGCTCAATATGGGATTTATCGAAGATACGGAAAAAATTATCTCGCATACCAGTAAAGACCGCAGGATACTGCTCTTCTCCGCTACTATGCCCGACGCCATTCTCGGCCTCGCGCGGCGGCATATGCGCGATTACGATTTTATCCGTATCCAGAAGCAGCAGCTTACGGTCGCTACGACGGATCAGATTTATTTCGAGGTATCCGAGGGGGATAAATTCGAAGCGCTCTGCCGTATCATGGATGTGGAAAAGGAGTTCTACGGCCTCGTTTTCTGCCGGACCAAGGTGGATGTCGACGATGTGACCAGTAGGCTGATCGACCGCGGCTATGACGCGGACGCTATACACGGCGACCTTTCACAGTTCCAGCGCGAACGCATCATGGAGAAATTCAAAGCTCAGCGCCTGAATATACTGGTTGCCACCGATGTCGCGGCTCGCGGTATCGACGTCAATAATCTGACGCATGTTATCAACTATTCCCTCCCGCAGGATCCGGAGTCGTATGTCCACCGTATCGGCCGAACAGGCCGCGCCGGCAGGGAAGGTACGGCGGTAACATTTGTTACCCCCGACGAATACCGGAAACTCCTGTTTATCCAGCGCGTCGCCCGTGCGGATATCCGTAAGGAAGACCTGCCGGGTGTAGACGAAGTTATCATGCAGAAACGGCTTCGTATCAAGGACGATATCGCCGAACTGATTGAAAGCCCGGAAATCGAGGCCTACCGTTCGTTCGCGCATGAACTGATTGATTGGGCGGATCCCGAGACGATTATCGCATCCGTGCTGCGTTACGCGTTCCAGGACGAGCTCGACCCGTCAAACTACAGCGAAATCCGTAAAGTATCTATCGATAAAAAGGGTAAAGCCCGTCTCTTCGTCGCGCTCGGGCGGAATAAGGGTATGACACCCAAGAAAGTTGTCGACTTTATCGAGACCGAGACGTCAGTCCGGGGCAACCGTATCCGGGACGTCCGCGTCATGGAAGAATTCTCGTTTATTACGGTCTCCTTCGAGGATGCCGAGATCATTCTCAATGTTTTCCGGGAGAAAAATCACGGTCAACGCCCGATGGTCGAGAAGGCTAAAGAAGGCAAGCGGGACGGCGGTGGCGGCGGCCGGGATGGCGGTAAACGTGACAATTACCGTGACGGTAAACGTAAAAAAGACGGAAGATATTAGAAGTCTAAATATCTGAAAACCGAAAACCATTTTGCATATTCATTGCTATTATTTATAATTTGCCGTATTGCGGGGTGAATATCTGTAAGGACAAGTTATGAAGAAGATGAATTGTTGGGAGCAACAGAAATGCGGCAGAGAACCGGGCGGGGCGAAGGCGGATGAAATAGGTGTTTGTCCCGCGGCCGTAGAGACAAGGATTCACGGCATGAACAGCGGAAATAACGGCGGGCGCGCCTGCTGGGCGGTTACCGGGACTTTCTGCGGCGGCGCGGTTCAGGGAACATTCGCCCAGAAGATATTCAACTGTATGGAATGTGAATTCTACAAGACGGTAGTCGCCGAAGAAGCCGCGGAATTCATGCCATCGAAACAGATAATATCTATTCTTAGGAATATGTAAACTAAAGTATTTCTCCTGAAGTAAGTAAAATCATCTTAATATTTCTGTCTGGCTACTTATTCCGGTTTATTATTATATTTGCATGGTATAATTTCATTATTTAAAAAAAATAATACTGAACATTTCTTGAAATATTTCTAATATAATGCTACAGTATCTATAGGATATAGAATTTGGCGGGGTGAATATTTTCTGGGGTATATCTATGGCAAAGATGAATTGTTGGGAATTTAAGAAGTGCGGACGCGAACCCGGCGGCGCAAAGACCGCGGAACTCGGGGTCTGCCCCGCGGCGGAGGAATCCAGGGTTAATATGCTGAACGGCGGCATTAACGGGGGACGTTCCTGTTGGGCGGTTACCGGCACGCTCTGCGGCGGAAAAATCCAGGGAACCTTCGCGCAGAAGATTTTCAACTGCATGGACTGTGAGTTCTATAAAACAGTCCTTTCCGACGAAGGTAACGCGTTAAAAACCTCCAAAGAGATTATCGCGATCCTGCGGGGCGTATAGCCGATCTTCATATTTCGTGACACGAACCTGATATTTTAACACTTATCCTATGACGCACGGGAATCGTTTTGTAGCTTGACATTCGATGATTCATATAGAGATTTTTTTCATTTCATTACGCTCATTCGTTTGACGAAATCCCGCTAAAAGCCTATAATATTCAGGACTTTTTGCAAACGAGGTACAAAATGAAAAAATCGACCTACGCCAATCTCTATTCCCGTTCTTCCAACACCATGAAGTCGTCGGAAATCCGCGAACTGCTCAAGCTCCTGAACAGTCCCGATATGATCAGTTTCGCGGGCGGGCTCCCGAACCCCGACGCGTTCCCGATAGAAAAAATGAAACCGATAGTCGAGCATGTCATGCGAACGCACGCGCGCGACGCGCTTCAGTACGGGACTACCGAGGGGCATAATAAGCTCCGCGATGTTATCGCGCGGGGTATGGGTCAGCAATACGGCGCGCCCCAGTCTCTCTCGAATATTATGATTACCAACGGTTCCCAGCAGGGACTCGACCTGATATCGAAAATATTCCTGAACCCCGGCGATAAAATTCTGACCGCTAATCCCACCTACCTCGGCGCGATCATGGCATTTCAAGCGCATGAGGCGCAGATCAGCGCGATAGCGTTGGACGAAAACGGTATCATTCCCGAATTGCTCGAGGATAAACTCGAATATATGGAGCAGAGAAAGGAACAGGTGAAATTTCTCTATCTGGTGCCGACTTTTCAGAACCCCACCGGCGTGACCATACCCCTCAAGCGCCGCGAGAAGATATACGATATCATCTGCCGTCACGACCTTCTCCTGATCGAGGACGATCCCTACGGCCTGCTCCGTTTCGAGGGAAAGCGCGAACCGCTGATAAAAAGTATGGATGACGAGAACAGGGTGATCTACCTCGGTACGTTCTCGAAAATTCTCGCGCCGGGATTCCGCACCGGGTGGATCGCCGCGCATGAGGAGATTATCCGAAAGGCGACAATCGCAAAACAGGCGCAGGACCTTTGTACGAATAACTTCGGCCAGTATTGTATATTCGAAGCGATCTACCACGATATTCTATTTCCGCATATCAAGGAAATTATCACCATCTATAAAGAGAAACGCGACCTGATGATCGACGCGCTAAAGGAATTTTTTCCCAAGGAAGTGCACTGGAATAAGCCGCAGGGCGGATTGTTTCTCTGGCTCGTTCTGCCGGAGTTTATGAGCGCGTTGACCATGCTTCCCCGGGCGATCGAGAATAATGTTGCTTATGTTACCGGCGAACCGTTTTTCCCTAACGGGGGCGGGCATAATACGATGCGGCTGAATTACAGCTTCGCGTCGAACGACCAGATAAAAGTTGGAATTGAACGGTTATCCCATGTGATAAAAAATGTTATCGCCGAAAACACGGGAAGGATCGCCGAGGATTTTGTGTCTATTCCGTAATAGATGCGGCTTCATTACCGTAATTCCTAGCCCGTCAGGGAATCTATACGGGGTTTCCCGTTAATTCGGCACCAAACTATTTTAGCTCCGAAACTTCTTTCAGCACCTGCGCCAGTTCGTTCATCTCGATGGGTTTTTTTAGGAAATAGTTTACCTTTCCACGGATATTTTCATCGTTAACCCGGTCGTCTCCGCCGCCGGATAATATGGCGATGGGAATCGTATCCCCGTACTCCCTCCTCACCCTCTCGGCAAGCTGCCACCCGTTCATCACAGGCATCCCGATATCCGTAATAACAAGATTGTATCGATTTTTCTTCATTAATTCCAATGCTTCCTCGCCGTTACCGGCGATATCCGTGCTGTGCCCGAGCATTTTAAGCCGTCTCTGCCCGAGCAGGCGGATCGATATCTCGTCATCCACCCAGAGCACGTTGAGCGTAAATTCCGGTTTCTGAGGTTGTTCCGTCTTTTTATCCGGCTTGGTTTGCGCGTCGGATATCGGGAGGCGGAACTGAATCACCGTACCCTCGCCGGGCGCAGTCCGTTCGACAAAGATTTGTCCGCCGTGCGCCTGTATAACGGAAAGGACGCCCGGCAAACCTAAACCCCTTCCCTGCTCAAACCCCTTGGTCGTAAAGTACGGCTGGAAAAGTTTCTTGACCGTATCGTCGTCCATCCCTGTCCCGTTATCCATAACCCTGACTATCACATCTTTTTTATCATGTTCCGTCGATACATTCAACGTTCCCCCATGCGGCATCGCCTCGATAGCGTTCTTAATCAGATTATAGAGCACCGACCGCAGTTCGTTCTCGTCGCCGCTGACCTTCGGGATATCATTCAGGTTTTTATTTACCACATAAAAGATGCCCTTTTGCTCGGCGGTATCCTTCCATAACGGGCGGGTCTGCGCGATCACATCGATAACCACCTGATTCAACAGAATGCCGTTATAGTTCCGTTGTCCGCTCTCCGGCTTGTTAAAACTTTGAAGTTTCCTAATTCTCGCGGCGGCGTCTCTGACGCTTTTTTTCATCGATGTGAGATTCTCCCGGTTTTCGTCGGAAATTTCAGAATTAAGCAGCATGAGTTCAATATTCCCCATGATGGATTCGAGACTGTTATTGAAGTCGTGCGCTACGCCCGCGGCGAACTCGCCGATAGCGTTCAAACGCTGATTACGGATGATCGTATTATATGCGTTTACCTGATCGGTAATATCGTTGTTTACGCCGATTATTTTCGATGGTTTCCCGTCGATAAATTCATAGACATGCGCGTAGGCGCGTATATAACGCGTCTCGCCTAAAGGCGTAATAATTCTAAATTGTGACTCAAAATCCTGCCCGTTTTTCAGTACATTCTCGACTTGGCTAAGGATTCTTTCTCTATCTTCGGGATGAGTGAAATTCATGACACTCTCGTGAGTAACTATATAATCGCTTTTATCCACACCATAAATATGATACATATAATTATTCCATTTGACATCGCCTGTCTGCAAATCCTGTTCCCATATTCCAAGTTTGACCGAATTGACCGCTAATAATAGCCGTTCCTCACTGGCTCTGAGCGCCTCCTCGGCTTTCTTACGGTTGGTAATATCGAACCCGATGGCGGTTCCTCCGGTAATCTCACCCCTCTCGTTTAACAAGGGTTCCGCGGAAATATCATAGGTATGATCCCCGTCCGAATGAGGCAGGGTGATCTCGGTTCTTGCGGCCACCCCGTTTTCGATGATTCGCCGCTTGAATTGCACCATTTTCTGAACTCCCGGGTTCTGAGCCACCTCGTCATCCCTTTTGCCTAATAGCGATTCGGGGTTAAAATCGGGATGCGGGTTTTGTATCCATGTATAACGCAGGTCGCGGTCGAAATACGAGAAAATGATAGGAGACCCTTTCATCACTATCCTGAAACGGTTTTCACTCTCCTTCAGGGCGTCCTCCGACTTCTTCCGTTCGGTGATATCCATATGTGTTCCGATAACCCGTAACGGTTTTCCCTGTTCATCCCATGAAATAACCTTTCCCCGGGCAAGTATCCATTTATAAGAACCGTCCTTGCACAGCATTCTGAACTCGTTCAGATAAATGGGGGTCAAACCCTTAAAATGCCGTTCAAGGTCTATGAGAGCGTTTTTCAGGTCATCCGGGTGAACGCGCTTCTCCCATTCGTTAAAATCCCCGGAAATCTCCGCATCTCCATAACCCAGCATCGCTTTCCATTGATGGAAGTACATTGCTTTATCCGTCAGGACATCCCAGTCCCAGAGCCCCATATCATTTCCATCGACCGCGAATTGCCATCGAAGTTCGCTCTCGCGCAGGGATTCTTCGCTTCGTTTCCGCTCGGTAATATCCTGTAACGCGACAATCGAAATCCCGTCCGAGAGAAACCCCGCGTTTAATCCGATATCCCTAATATCGCCATTTTTACAAGTGATACTGTATTCTCTATAGACCGATTCGCGTTTCGCCAGCGCCTTACTCCATTCCGTAACGACCTTTTCACGAGGCTCCGCGGCGGGAAATGCCAGCTTAAACCAGTCGTCTATTGTATTAAGATCGGTATCCGAATATCCGGTAATCATGGTAAAATAGGAATTGATTCGAATAAACGAACCGCTGTCGCTTATGATGCAAATCCCCTCGGCGAGACTGTCGAAAAGCCCCCTCAGCATTTCGTTCTGCTGTCTTATCAGGGATTCTTTCTTTCTATATTCTGTAATTTCGCGCGCGATTTCAATAACACCGATCACCTCGCCTTCCGCGTCCAGTACAGGTTCACCGCTTTCGTCCCAAATCCTTCCGTCGGGAGTGGTCACAACCTTCTGTTCCGTCTTTTTCGATTCTATCGCCGCCGCGGACGGACAGTTTTCGCAGACATCAATCCCGTTTCCCCAAAACAAATAACATGGCTTGCCGATCATCTCATCCGGCGTCTTTTTGACCGATTCCGCCGCAGCGCGGTTCGCCCAGATTATTTCAAGAACGGTGTTGGCGTATGCGATATTCGTGGAAATTCCGTTGAGGATAGTCTGATTCAGCTTTTCACTCATCCAAAGTTGTTCTAACGCTTTTTGGAGATTTTTCTCATTTTCAATTTCTTTCCCGATTTTCTTCACTATTCCGGGGAGGATTTCAAAGAAAAGATTGTCCTTGATAACATAATCCCGCGCCCCCAGTTTCATCATCTCGACTGCGATACGTTCGTCACCCTGTCCGGTAACCACAATAAACGGCGGTATAGCAAGTCC
This region includes:
- a CDS encoding DEAD/DEAH box helicase, producing MSNLENFAKLGLSESSIEALVHKGFEEPTAIQEQVIPILLKGEKDVVGQAQTGTGKTAAFGLPILERIEPGKGYVQAIILCPTRELAIQVAEEINSLRGKKNIHILPVYGGSSIEQQLRRLKSGVDIVVGTPGRVIDHINRRSLDLSHVSFMVLDEADEMLNMGFIEDTEKIISHTSKDRRILLFSATMPDAILGLARRHMRDYDFIRIQKQQLTVATTDQIYFEVSEGDKFEALCRIMDVEKEFYGLVFCRTKVDVDDVTSRLIDRGYDADAIHGDLSQFQRERIMEKFKAQRLNILVATDVAARGIDVNNLTHVINYSLPQDPESYVHRIGRTGRAGREGTAVTFVTPDEYRKLLFIQRVARADIRKEDLPGVDEVIMQKRLRIKDDIAELIESPEIEAYRSFAHELIDWADPETIIASVLRYAFQDELDPSNYSEIRKVSIDKKGKARLFVALGRNKGMTPKKVVDFIETETSVRGNRIRDVRVMEEFSFITVSFEDAEIILNVFREKNHGQRPMVEKAKEGKRDGGGGGRDGGKRDNYRDGKRKKDGRY
- a CDS encoding PAS domain-containing protein; its protein translation is MQILIIEDDPGISELLSRKLQENGFETRNLHSGAEAVAFLEAHKPYLMILDYSLPDMRGSGFIAELKRKGLAIPPFIVVTGQGDERIAVEMMKLGARDYVIKDNLFFEILPGIVKKIGKEIENEKNLQKALEQLWMSEKLNQTILNGISTNIAYANTVLEIIWANRAAAESVKKTPDEMIGKPCYLFWGNGIDVCENCPSAAAIESKKTEQKVVTTPDGRIWDESGEPVLDAEGEVIGVIEIAREITEYRKKESLIRQQNEMLRGLFDSLAEGICIISDSGSFIRINSYFTMITGYSDTDLNTIDDWFKLAFPAAEPREKVVTEWSKALAKRESVYREYSITCKNGDIRDIGLNAGFLSDGISIVALQDITERKRSEESLRESELRWQFAVDGNDMGLWDWDVLTDKAMYFHQWKAMLGYGDAEISGDFNEWEKRVHPDDLKNALIDLERHFKGLTPIYLNEFRMLCKDGSYKWILARGKVISWDEQGKPLRVIGTHMDITERKKSEDALKESENRFRIVMKGSPIIFSYFDRDLRYTWIQNPHPDFNPESLLGKRDDEVAQNPGVQKMVQFKRRIIENGVAARTEITLPHSDGDHTYDISAEPLLNERGEITGGTAIGFDITNRKKAEEALRASEERLLLAVNSVKLGIWEQDLQTGDVKWNNYMYHIYGVDKSDYIVTHESVMNFTHPEDRERILSQVENVLKNGQDFESQFRIITPLGETRYIRAYAHVYEFIDGKPSKIIGVNNDITDQVNAYNTIIRNQRLNAIGEFAAGVAHDFNNSLESIMGNIELMLLNSEISDENRENLTSMKKSVRDAAARIRKLQSFNKPESGQRNYNGILLNQVVIDVIAQTRPLWKDTAEQKGIFYVVNKNLNDIPKVSGDENELRSVLYNLIKNAIEAMPHGGTLNVSTEHDKKDVIVRVMDNGTGMDDDTVKKLFQPYFTTKGFEQGRGLGLPGVLSVIQAHGGQIFVERTAPGEGTVIQFRLPISDAQTKPDKKTEQPQKPEFTLNVLWVDDEISIRLLGQRRLKMLGHSTDIAGNGEEALELMKKNRYNLVITDIGMPVMNGWQLAERVRREYGDTIPIAILSGGGDDRVNDENIRGKVNYFLKKPIEMNELAQVLKEVSELK
- a CDS encoding PLP-dependent aminotransferase family protein, producing the protein MKKSTYANLYSRSSNTMKSSEIRELLKLLNSPDMISFAGGLPNPDAFPIEKMKPIVEHVMRTHARDALQYGTTEGHNKLRDVIARGMGQQYGAPQSLSNIMITNGSQQGLDLISKIFLNPGDKILTANPTYLGAIMAFQAHEAQISAIALDENGIIPELLEDKLEYMEQRKEQVKFLYLVPTFQNPTGVTIPLKRREKIYDIICRHDLLLIEDDPYGLLRFEGKREPLIKSMDDENRVIYLGTFSKILAPGFRTGWIAAHEEIIRKATIAKQAQDLCTNNFGQYCIFEAIYHDILFPHIKEIITIYKEKRDLMIDALKEFFPKEVHWNKPQGGLFLWLVLPEFMSALTMLPRAIENNVAYVTGEPFFPNGGGHNTMRLNYSFASNDQIKVGIERLSHVIKNVIAENTGRIAEDFVSIP